Proteins from one Larimichthys crocea isolate SSNF chromosome XX, L_crocea_2.0, whole genome shotgun sequence genomic window:
- the LOC104926798 gene encoding tripartite motif-containing protein 35: MASSFLERELLCPVCHDVFKDPVLLSCSHSFCKTCLQSWWAEKEILQCMVCKRRSSRSDPPSNLVLKNLCEAFLLERDHGSSGALCSLHIEKLKLFCLNHLQPVCVVCRDSEKHTDHRFRPIDEAAKDHRKKLQELLKPFQEKLNVLRRVKGNCDVTADHIKVQAQRAEMQIKEEFRKLYQFLQEEEVARISALREEEKQKIQMMKEKIKALSREIAALSNTVRATEDELRADDVSFLHNYKAAVQRVQQRPFTDDPELASETLIDVAKHLGNLSFNIWNRMKEMVSYVPVILDPNTAGSELILSRDLCSVRWGQRQQLPENPERIQHLSSVLGSEGFNSGTHSWDVEVGDSDYWELGVLAGSVQRKDNLLSGLWRLRFYNGKYRACSESDPDTDIPVKEAFQRIRVILDWDKGLLSFSDSDSDTHIHTFTHTFTDWLFPYINSVNKLKLKLLPGKVCVTVK; encoded by the coding sequence ATGGCGTCTTCTTTCCTTGAGAGAGAACTCTTGTGTCCGGTCTGCCATGATGTCTTCAAAGATCCTGTTCTCCTGTCGTGTAGCCACAGCTTCTGTAAAACCTGTCTGCAGAGCTGGTGGGCTGAGAAAGAAATCCTCCAGTGTATGGTTTGCAAGAGAAGGTCCTCGAGGAGTGACCCACCGTCTAACTTGGTGTTAAAAAACCTGTGTGAGGCCTTTTTACTAGAGAGAGATCATGGATCTTCAGGAGCTCTCTGCAGTCTCCACATTGAAAAACTCAAGCTCTTCTGTCTGAACCACCTGCAGCCAGTGTGTGTCGTCTGTCGGgattcagaaaaacacacagaccacaGGTTCAGACCCATCGATGAGGCTGCGAAGGATCACAGGAAAAAACTCCAGGAATTGCTCAAGCCCTTCCAGGAGAAACTGAACGTCTTGCGTCGAGTAAAAGGAAACTGTGACGTAACAGCAGACCACATCAAGGTCCAGGCCCAGCGTGCAGAGATGCAAATTAAGGAAGAGTTCAGGAAGCTCTACCAGTTTCtacaagaagaagaggtggcCAGGATCTCTGCtttgagagaggaagagaagcagaagattcagatgatgaaggagaagataaaggctctgagcagagagatagcagCTCTTTCAAACAccgtcagagccacagaggacgagCTGAGAGCTGACGACGTCTCATTCCTGCACAACTACAAGGCTGCAGTGCAAAGAGTCCAGCAGCGCCCCTTCACAGATGATCCAGAACTGGCTTCAGAAACTCTGATAGATGTGGCCAAACACCTGGGCAACCTTTCCTTCAACATCTGGAACAGGATGAAGGAGATGGTCTCCTATGTTCCAGTGATTCTGGACCCcaacactgctggttcagaacTCATCCTGTCTAGAGATCTTTGCAGCGTTAGATGGGGTCAGAGACAGCAGCTTCCTGAAAACCCAGAGAGGATTCAACATCTGAGCTCTGTTCTGGGCTCTGAGGGCTTCAACTCGGGCACTCACAGCTGGGATGTTGAGGTTGGAGACAGTGATTATTGGGAGCTCGGGGTACTGGCAGGGTCTGTCCAGAGGAAGGACAACTTGCTGTCTGGACTTTGGAGACTAAGATTCTACAATGGTAAATACAGAGCATGCTCTGAATCAGACCCAGACACTGACATCCCAGTGAAGGAGGCCTTTCAGAGGATCAGGGTGATTCTGGACTGGGATAAAGGACTGCTATCAttctctgattctgattctgacacgcacatacacaccttcacGCACACTTTCACCGACTGGCTGTTTCCTTACATTAACTCTGTgaataaactgaaactgaaactgttaCCAGGGAAAGTCTGTGTAACAGTGAAGTGA